The genomic region ATTTCTTTGAAATAAGATCGAATTTTCGAGCTGTTCTACTGGGAAAATCGACTTTTTCAGGCTCACTTCCCTACGTTTATCAGCAACAATTTTATCTAGAATATTCATAATCTCAGCTTATTATTTACTTAAGTCCTGTAATTTTTTGAAACATTTAAACGCGTTTCCCGATGCAATGGATTCTTTTGCACGGGCGAAACCATCCTGGGCACTTAGATTTTCGACAGTAGCGATGGCCATACCGGCATTTGCGCATACGACATTCTCCTGGGCCTGTGTTCCATTGCCTTTCAGAATATCGGTTAAAATTTCTGCGGAAGATTTAATCGAACCACCTCCTGCAATTTGTGATTGTTGCAATTCTGAAACTCCAAAATCTTCTGGCTTCAACATACTTTCAGAATCGTTCCGAATGCTTTTGGTCTCACAGGTTAACGAAATTTCATCGTAACCATCGAGAGCATGAAGTATTGTGTAATTCTTATCGGTATTTTGATAAAGATACGCATACATTCGCGCCAGCTCCAAACTAAAAACGCCTACCAGTTGATTCTTGGGAAATGCAGGATTTACCATAGGACCGAGCATATTAAAGAATGTTTTTACAGCCAGACTTTTTCTTACCGGTGCAACGTTTTTCATCGCGGGATGGAATAGTGGAGCGTGTAAAATGCAGATATTGGCCTCTTCCAGAGTTTTCTGAAGAAATCCCTGGTCACTACTAAACTTGATGCCAAGATATTCCATGACATTGGAGCTTCCACTTACTGAAGATACACCATAATTACCATGTTTGGACACCTTAACTCCGGCGCCTGCAGTTACAAATGAGGCAGTTGTTGAAATATTGAAAGTATCTTTTGCATCACCTCCGGTCCCACAAAGATCCACGGTGTTGTAATCGTTGAGATCTACCTTTACACATAGTTCAAGCAATGCATCTCTGAAACCTTCCAGTTCCTGAATAGTAATGCTCCTCATCATGTAAACCGTTAGAAATGCTGCGATCTGTGTTTCTGAATATCTCCCTTCAGAAATATTAAAAATAGCCTGTTTTGCCTCGCTGGTCGTTATAGTTTCGTGACTAATTAGCCTGTTTAAAAGATCTTTCATGAAGTTTTTTGCTCGTTTTCCTTATTCTGAAGTGTTTCTGGTGAAGATTCATGTTCAACCCAGTTTTTTATCATCTTTTTACCATCTGGTGTCAATACAGATTCCGGGTGAAACTGAACTCCCCGAACATCAAATTCTCTATGTCTTAAAGACATGACCTCACCTTTTATATCATAACTGGTAGCCTCCAGCTGTGGTGGAAGCTCCTTCGCGACTACCCAACTGTGGTATCTTCCAACTTCCAGTTCTTTTTCCAGTCCTGAGTATAAATATTCATCTTCGACGAAAATCTCAATACTGGTAGCGACGCCATGATAAACCTCTTTAAGGTTCAATAGTGTGCCACCATAAACTTCGCCTATTGCCTGCATACCGAGACAAACCCCCAGAATACTTTTAGTAGCGCCATATTCCATGATGATTTGCTTTAAAAGCCCCGCCTCATCTGGAATACCCGGACCCGGGGAAAGCAATATTTTATCATAATCAGCCATATCCTCCAGGTAAAGCTGGTCATTTCTCTTTACGGTCACCTTACAATCCAGTTCTTCAAGATAATGAACAAGATTATATACGAAAGAATCGTAATTGTCTATAACAAGGATCTTTTTCATCTTTTCCATTCTAAATTTCTTCAGCTATTTCCAGAGCTTTGGTAAGTGCTCCCAGTTTATTATATACTTCCTGTAATTCATTCTCAGGTTTTGATTCGGAAACGACTCCGGCACCTGCCTGGTAATGCAATTCGTGATTTTTACTTACAAAAGATCTAATGATGATCGCATGATTGAAATTGCCTTCAAAATCCATAAAACCAATCGCGCCTCCATAAGCTGAACGATTCACATTTTCTAATTTTTCAATAAGTCGTAATGCCATTGGTTTTGGAGCACCGCTTAAAGTTCCCGCAGGAAAAGTGTCTGCAACGATCTGTGGTGTTGGAACATTGGCGGCGATCTTTCCGGTGACTTTGCTAACTAAATGAATAACATGAGAAAAGAATTGAATTTCGCGGTAATTCTCAACGACAACATCGCTTCCATTTCGGCTTAGATCATTACGTGCCAGATCAACAAGCATTACATGTTCCGAATTTTCCTTGCGATCTGCGGCGAGTTCCTTGGCAAGCTCTGCATCTTTTTCATCATTCCCGGTACGTTTAAAAGTTCCGGCAATTGGATGAATTTCAGCTCGACCCTCGTTTACTATTAACTGGGCTTCAGGTGAGCTTCCGAAGATTTTAAAATTTCCGTAGTCAAAATAGAAGAGATAGGGGGAAGGGTTCACATTCCTTAGCGCCCGGTAAACATTGAATTCATCTCCCTTAAATTTCTGAGAGAAACGTCTTGAAAGTACCAGCTGGAATACATCACCACGCTGGCAGTGTTCCTTAGCAGCTTCTACAACATCACGATATTGATCATCGTTCAGATTAGAGTATGGCTGCTCGGTTCTGGAAAAATTATACGATGCGAAATTCTTAACCTTCAGCAGTTGTTCAATCTCCTCCAGTTTGGATTCAGATTCATAACTATGGTCGAAGATATACGCTTCGTTCTTGAAATGGTTGATCGCGATAATGTTTTGATATACTGCATAATAAACATCCGGGATTTTTAAATCCTTTTCTTTACGGTTGATCTCAACATTTTCGAAATACCGAACGGCATCATATCCTATATAACCAAATATGCCATTATTGATAAACTTAAAATCTGAAGCATCAGCTTTAAAGCGCTTTGAGAACTTCTGAATCGCAGCAGGAACTGAAACAGTTTTATCGATTTTAGTTGTTTGAACCGTGCCGTCTGGCAGACTTTCAGTAATAACATCATTTTCTACTTTAAATGAGGCTATAGGATT from Christiangramia sp. OXR-203 harbors:
- a CDS encoding aminodeoxychorismate/anthranilate synthase component II, whose translation is MKKILVIDNYDSFVYNLVHYLEELDCKVTVKRNDQLYLEDMADYDKILLSPGPGIPDEAGLLKQIIMEYGATKSILGVCLGMQAIGEVYGGTLLNLKEVYHGVATSIEIFVEDEYLYSGLEKELEVGRYHSWVVAKELPPQLEATSYDIKGEVMSLRHREFDVRGVQFHPESVLTPDGKKMIKNWVEHESSPETLQNKENEQKTS
- a CDS encoding anthranilate synthase component I family protein, which produces MFELKTTSKKILADTITPVSIYLKLRDRYPNSLLLESSDYHASDNSFSYICCNPIASFKVENDVITESLPDGTVQTTKIDKTVSVPAAIQKFSKRFKADASDFKFINNGIFGYIGYDAVRYFENVEINRKEKDLKIPDVYYAVYQNIIAINHFKNEAYIFDHSYESESKLEEIEQLLKVKNFASYNFSRTEQPYSNLNDDQYRDVVEAAKEHCQRGDVFQLVLSRRFSQKFKGDEFNVYRALRNVNPSPYLFYFDYGNFKIFGSSPEAQLIVNEGRAEIHPIAGTFKRTGNDEKDAELAKELAADRKENSEHVMLVDLARNDLSRNGSDVVVENYREIQFFSHVIHLVSKVTGKIAANVPTPQIVADTFPAGTLSGAPKPMALRLIEKLENVNRSAYGGAIGFMDFEGNFNHAIIIRSFVSKNHELHYQAGAGVVSESKPENELQEVYNKLGALTKALEIAEEI
- the trpD gene encoding anthranilate phosphoribosyltransferase, producing the protein MKDLLNRLISHETITTSEAKQAIFNISEGRYSETQIAAFLTVYMMRSITIQELEGFRDALLELCVKVDLNDYNTVDLCGTGGDAKDTFNISTTASFVTAGAGVKVSKHGNYGVSSVSGSSNVMEYLGIKFSSDQGFLQKTLEEANICILHAPLFHPAMKNVAPVRKSLAVKTFFNMLGPMVNPAFPKNQLVGVFSLELARMYAYLYQNTDKNYTILHALDGYDEISLTCETKSIRNDSESMLKPEDFGVSELQQSQIAGGGSIKSSAEILTDILKGNGTQAQENVVCANAGMAIATVENLSAQDGFARAKESIASGNAFKCFKKLQDLSK